Proteins from one Mus caroli chromosome 3, CAROLI_EIJ_v1.1, whole genome shotgun sequence genomic window:
- the Tchh gene encoding trichohyalin, with product MSPLIRSIVDITEVFNQYASQSCDGASLSKKDLKNLLERELGDVLQSPHDPETVDLTLELLDRDCNGRVDFNEFLLFLFKIAQACYYALDQAAELGEKRALPSEKRNLSQDRRKEDQRRFEPRGRQLDEEPGSRSWQKRREQERAEEQRLEQRHRQHREEQRLQRRELQELEERLAEKEPLSWSKGRDAEEFSEVEEQQSQERQELKGKGQTEERRLQKRRQEELREPLLRRDLELRREQELRREQELRQELRREQELRREQELRQELRREQELNRRQELRREQELRREQELRQELRREQELRQELRREQELRREQELRQELRREQELRREQELRQELRREQELRREQELRQELAEEEEQTRIREPDQSITQRWQWQLEDEAEARQNKVYSRPSRQEQRLRQELEERQLQRRDLQQQRPAEEARQRNQWERSQRAEERLEQEQRFRDREEQRFREEKLQRAELQDSLLEEEQRRLQEERREASQRRRTLYAKPSQRQRREEELREERLLQEEQRLQRERKSHREEDLQQEEERLQQDEEQLQRERRRLQRERQYQEEDLQQEEERLQQEEERLQRERRRLQQERQYQEEDLQRLRDEDQRRDLKWQWQPRKESEVRSNRLFTKRRGDEETIQQLEDSRERVRRQDRRPLQAEEEEKKELEQERRRRQQRDRQILEEEQFQREHQREARRQDETFQEEEQLQGESRRRQQEREGKFLEEERQLRTEREEQRRRQEQEREFQEEEERLQELEKELRQECDRKSREEQELRQQREEEQLRRQERDQRFRREQERRLEREEEQLRDRPSRREQERRLEREEEQLRDRPSRRXQERRLEREEEQLRDRPXRREQERRLEREEEQLRDRPSRREQERRLEREEEQLRDRPSRREQELRRDRKFREEEERREELEEEQRGQERDPLRVEEQLRGQREEEQRRRQECDRKLHREQEVRQELEEERLRDSKIRREQELRRDQELRREREEERLRDSKIRREQELRRDQELRQGLEEEQLRRQERDRKFREEQELRQELEEERLRDRKIRREQELRREREEERLRDRKILRDQELRQGLEEEQLRRQERDRKFREEQELGQERDRKFREEQELGQELEEERLRDRKIRREQELRREREQEQRRRLEREEEQQRLQEREEEQRRRQEREQEQQRCLEREEEQFRFEEQQRRRQEREQQLRQERDRRVLEEEELRQEREELLHRQVGGRKFREEERLRLEREEQQRRLQERDNRRFREEVELRQEREGQQLRQERDRKFREVEELRLEEEQRRRQERDRKFREEKHLREEQQLRREKRDGQYLAEEQFARDTIRRQEQELRQDEEQRRRQERERKFQEEQIRRRQEEQRRRQILEPGTRQFANVPVRSSPLYEYIQEQRSQYRP from the exons AGTCCACATGACCCTGAGACTGTAGACCTGACCCTAGAACTTCTGGATCGCGACTGCAACGGGCGTGTTGATTTCAACGAATTCCTCCTGTTCCTTTTCAAGATTGCTCAAGCTTGCTATTATGCTCTCGATCAGGCCGCAGAGCTAGGCGAGAAGAGAGCCTTGCCCAGTGAAAAGAGGAATCTGTCACAAGATCGCaggaaagaagaccaaaggaGATTCGAGCCCCGGGGCAGACAACTGGACGAAGAACCTGGGAGCCGAAGCTGGCAGAAGAGACGTGAGCAGGAGCGCGCAGAGGAGCAGCGGCTGGAGCAGCGCCACAGGCAGCACCGCGAAGAGCAGAGACTGCAAAGGCGAGAACTGCAAGAACTGGAGGAACGCCTTGCAGAGAAAGAGCCGCTTAGCTGGAGTAAGGGTCGTGACGCGGAGGAGTTTTCTGAGGTAGAGGAACAGCAAAGTCAAgagagacaggaactcaagggcAAGGGtcaaacagaagagagaaggctGCAGAAGCGCAGGCAAGAAGAGCTACGCGAACCCCTGCTAAGGCGCGATCTGGAGTTGAGGCGCGAACAAGAGCTAAGGCGCGAGCAGgagttgaggcaggaactgaggcgcGAGCAAGAACTAAGGCGcgagcaggagctgaggcaggagctgaggcgcGAGCAGGAGCTGAATcgaaggcaggagctgaggcgCGAACAAGAGCTAAGGCGcgagcaggagctgaggcaggaactgaggcgcgagcaggagctgaggcaggaactgaggcgcGAGCAGGAGCTAAGGCGCGAGCAGgagttgaggcaggaactgaggcgcGAGCAAGAGCTAAGGCGCGAGCAGgagttgaggcaggaactgaggcgcGA gcaggaactgaggcgcgagcaagagctgaggcaggagctggctgaggaggaggagcagacGCGGATCCGGGAACCCGACCAGAGCATTACCCAGAGGTGGCAGTGGCAGCTCGAAGACGAGGCAGAAGCCCGTCAGAACAAGGTCTACTCTAGGCCTagcaggcaggagcagaggcttCGCCAGGAGCTGGAGGAGCGTCAGCTCCAGCGCCGCGACCTCCAACAGCAGCGTCCCGCTGAGGAGGCGCGCCAGCGCAACCAGTGGGAGAGGTCACAGCGGGCGGAGGAGCGCCTGGAGCAGGAGCAGCGGTTCCGCGACAGGGAGGAGCAACGCTTCCGGGAGGAGAAGCTGCAACGagcagagctccaggacagcctccTAGAGGAAGAACAGAGGCGGCTCCAGGAGGAACGCCGAGAGGCAAGCCAGAGGCGCCGCACACTGTACGCCAAACCCAGCCAGAGGCAGCGTAGGGAGGAGGAGCTACGCGAGGAACGGCTGTTGCAAGAAGAGCAGCGCCTGCAGCGGGAGAGGAAATCCCACAGGGAGGAGGATCTGCAGCAGGAGGAAGAGCGGCTGCAGCAAGACGAAGAGCAACTGCAGCGAGAAAGGAGGCGCCTGCAGCGGGAGAGGCAGTATCAGGAGGAGGACCTGCAACAGGAGGAAGAGCGGCTGCAGCAGGAGGAAGAGCggctgcagagagaaagaaggcgcCTGCAGCAGGAGAGGCAGTATCAGGAGGAGGACCTGCAGCGGCTGCGGGATGAAGATCAGCGCAGGGATCTGAAATGGCAGTGGCAACCAAGGAAAGAAAGTGAAGTTCGTAGTAACAGGCTCTTCACCAAACGCAGAGGGGATGAGGAAACGATCCAGCAGCTGGAAGATTCTCGGGAGCGAGTGAGACGTCAGGATCGGCGGCCTCTGCAagctgaagaggaagagaagaaagagctggAGCAGGAGAGGAGGCGTCGACAGCAGCGCGACCGTCAGATCCTAGAGGAAGAGCAGTTTCAGCGAGAGCACCAACgggaagccagaagacaagaTGAGACGTTCCAGGAGGAAGAACAGCTCCAGGGAGAATCGAGAAGACGGCAACAGGAGAGAGAGGGCAAGTTCCTTGAGGAGGAAAGGCAGCTGCGGACAGAACGGGAAGAGCAGAGGCGGCGtcaagaacaagagagagaattccaagaggaggaggagcgcCTCCAAGAACTTGAGAAAGAACTTCGGCAGGAATGCGACAGAAAATCCCGTGAAGAACAAGAGCTCCGCCAGCAGCGTgaggaagagcagctgaggcgTCAGGAGCGGGACCAGAGATTCCGTCGGGAACAAGAACGCCGCCTGGAGCGAGAAGAAGAGCAGCTGCGGGACAGACCATCCCGCCGGGAGCAAGAGCGCCGCCTGGAGCGTGAGGAAGAGCAGCTGCGGGACAGACCATCCCGCCGGGANCAAGAACGCCGCCTGGAGCGTGAGGAAGAGCAGCTGCGGGACAGACCATNCCGCCGGGAGCAAGAACGCCGCCTGGAGCGTGAGGAAGAGCAGCTGCGGGACAGACCATCTCGCCGGGAGCAAGAACGCCGCCTGGAGCGTGAGGAAGAGCAGCTGCGGGACAGACCATCCCGCCGGGAGCAAGAGCTCAGACGGGACAGAAAATTCCGTGAGGAAGAAGAGCGCCGCGAGGAACTGGAGGAAGAGCAGCGTGGGCAAGAGCGAGACCCTTTGAGGGTGGAGGAGCAGCTTCGCGGACAGCGAGAGGAAGAGCAGCGCCGCCGTCAGGAATGTGACAGAAAATTACACCGGGAACAAGAGGTCCGCCAGGAACTGGAGGAAGAGCGGCTGCGGGACAGTAAGATCCGCCGGGAGCAAGAGCTCCGCCGGGACCAAGAGCTCCGCCGGGAGCGCGAGGAAGAGCGGCTGCGGGACAGTAAGATCCGCCGGGAGCAAGAGCTCCGCCGGGACCAAGAACTCCGCCAGGGACTGgaggaagagcagctgaggcgCCAGGAACGTGACAGAAAATTCCGTGAGGAACAAGAGCTCCGCCAAGAACTGGAGGAAGAGCGGCTGCGGGACAGAAAGATCCGCCGGGAGCAAGAGCTCCGCCGGGAGCGCGAAGAAGAGCGGCTGAGGGACAGAAAGATCCTCCGGGACCAAGAACTCCGCCAGGGACTGgaggaagagcagctgaggcgCCAGGAACGTGACAGAAAATTCCGTGAGGAACAAGAGCTCGGCCAA GAACGTGACAGAAAATTCCGTGAGGAACAAGAGCTCGGCCAAGAACTGGAGGAAGAGCGGCTGCGGGACAGAAAGATCCGCCGGGAGCAAGAGCTCCGCCGGGAACGCGAGCAAGAGCAGCGGCGCCGCCTGGAGCGTGAGGAAGAGCAGCAGCGTCTCCAGGAGCGTGAGGAAGAGCAGCGGCGCCGCCAGGAGCGCGAGCAAGAGCAGCAGCGGTGCCTGGAGCGTGAGGAGGAACAATTTCGCTTTGAGGAGCAGCAGCGCCGCCGTCAGGAACGCGAGCAACAGTTGAGACAGGAGCGCGACAGAAGAGTCCTTGAGGAAGAAGAGCTTCGTCAGGAAAGGGAGGAGCTGCTGCACCGCCAGGTGGGTGGCAGGAAATTCCGGGAAGAGGAGCGACTCCGCCTGGAAAGAGAGGAACAGCAGCGTCGTCTCCAGGAGCGAGACAACAGAAGATTCCGCGAGGAAGTAGAGCTCAGGCAAGAAAGGGAAGGGCAGCAGCTTCGCCAAGAGCGTGACAGAAAATTCCGTGAGGTAGAAGAGCTTCGCCTGGAAGAAGAACAGCGCCGCCGCCAGGAGCGTGACAGGAAATTCCGGGAAGAGAAACACCTACGCGAGGAACAGCAGTTGCGCAGGGAGAAGCGAGATGGTCAATACCTGGCTGAGGAGCAGTTTGCCAGGGATACGATTCGTCGCCAGGAACAAGAACTACGTCAAGATGAGGAACAAAGACGACGCCAAGAGCGGGAGAGAAAATTCCAAGAAGAGCAGATCCGTCGTAGGCAAGAGGAGCAGAGGCGCCGCCAAATCCTGGAGCCTGGTACGCGCCAGTTTGCCAATGTCCCAGTGCGTTCCAGCCCTCTCTATGAGTACATCCAGGAGCAGAGGTCTCAATACCGCCCTTAA